From Pseudoalteromonas sp. DL-6, one genomic window encodes:
- the bamC gene encoding outer membrane protein assembly factor BamC, which translates to MQYWIPKALAVSVLVSLSGCSVFTSDAHNERNYRAHEPVKTPASLSQPAQDPVYKMDVGQYDNNPEATNYRPPAQVLTIAKGSWVEEADKQARIYFDKNDGIDDLDVFIWDSIQAVLADNNISATQQNKMQGTLETDWYAIVKPEESWLWGDDESVDLERFKFTIEEKEHQRTASLTAELIDFKGDKPLTDLLKQQLEVRALNQVVSEFDYRYRQLEVDMRKRQGIISLELGFDNKGNAALVTEQAYDTVFDRFSGFLERLSFTIVEINQETGLITADYAKVESSVWDSIWGDEPTELPIDEGQYQILVSKTKQGGTSLTWMDDKGETLEPGTMNGLQQALEAALIKRGIKI; encoded by the coding sequence GTGCAGTATTGGATCCCAAAAGCACTAGCAGTAAGTGTATTGGTAAGTTTGTCAGGGTGTAGTGTATTTACGAGTGATGCCCATAATGAGCGTAATTACCGCGCGCATGAGCCGGTTAAAACACCTGCTTCGTTATCACAACCCGCTCAAGATCCTGTTTATAAGATGGATGTGGGTCAATATGATAATAATCCGGAGGCAACAAACTATCGCCCGCCGGCGCAAGTGTTAACCATTGCTAAAGGCAGTTGGGTTGAGGAAGCAGATAAACAAGCACGTATTTATTTTGATAAAAATGATGGCATTGACGATTTAGATGTATTCATTTGGGACTCGATTCAAGCAGTGCTTGCTGATAACAACATTAGCGCGACACAACAAAACAAAATGCAAGGAACACTGGAAACAGATTGGTACGCCATTGTTAAGCCAGAAGAAAGCTGGTTATGGGGCGATGATGAAAGTGTTGATTTAGAGCGTTTTAAATTTACTATTGAAGAAAAAGAGCATCAACGCACAGCATCATTAACGGCTGAGCTTATTGATTTCAAAGGTGATAAACCTCTGACTGATTTATTAAAACAACAGCTAGAAGTGCGCGCCCTTAATCAAGTGGTGAGTGAATTTGATTATCGCTATCGTCAACTTGAAGTTGATATGCGTAAGCGCCAAGGAATAATTTCATTAGAACTTGGATTTGACAACAAAGGCAATGCAGCACTTGTTACTGAGCAGGCTTACGATACGGTATTCGATCGCTTTTCTGGATTCTTAGAGCGCTTATCTTTTACTATTGTTGAAATAAACCAAGAGACAGGTTTAATTACAGCAGATTATGCGAAAGTAGAAAGCAGTGTGTGGGATTCAATTTGGGGCGATGAACCAACAGAGCTTCCAATTGATGAAGGTCAATACCAAATTTTGGTTAGCAAAACCAAGCAAGGTGGCACCAGTCTAACGTGGATGGATGACAAAGGCGAAACGCTTGAACCAGGTACCATGAATGGTTTGCAACAAGCATTAGAAGCGGCGTTAATTAAGCGCGGTATTAAAATTTAA
- a CDS encoding ACT domain-containing protein translates to MTAFSNHQIVLTAIGEDRSGIVSELTQLVSDCHCNIIDSRIAILGNELTFIMLLSGDMSAISRIEHTLPTKGMELGLLTMMKRTSSHNQSEFCAGYTLEYTGIDTPGTLSKVTRFFADNNINICSLKSDTYEEETELKMRCELEFNIPVDVDIDQFKISFENLSHVLNVDYIFRRIR, encoded by the coding sequence ATGACTGCATTTTCAAATCATCAAATTGTTTTAACCGCAATTGGCGAAGATAGATCGGGCATCGTTAGTGAGCTTACGCAACTCGTCAGTGATTGCCACTGTAATATAATAGATAGTCGCATTGCTATTTTAGGCAACGAACTTACTTTTATTATGCTACTGAGCGGTGATATGTCGGCCATTAGCCGTATTGAGCATACACTCCCTACCAAAGGTATGGAGCTTGGCCTGCTTACTATGATGAAACGTACTTCAAGCCATAATCAAAGCGAGTTTTGTGCAGGCTACACCCTAGAATACACTGGCATAGACACCCCTGGCACCTTGAGTAAAGTAACACGCTTTTTTGCCGATAATAATATTAATATTTGCTCATTAAAATCAGATACCTACGAAGAAGAAACTGAACTTAAAATGCGCTGTGAACTTGAATTTAATATTCCCGTTGACGTTGACATTGACCAATTTAAAATTAGTTTTGAAAACCTTTCGCACGTTTTAAACGTAGATTACATCTTTCGACGTATTCGCTAA
- the bcp gene encoding thioredoxin-dependent thiol peroxidase, giving the protein MNKITPLQSGDTAPAFSLQNQNDETVVLSELLKEKQVLVYFYPKASTPGCTVQAENLRDQQAELAKFNTHVVGISPDPIKRLKNFETKKELNFDLLSDEDHAIAEAFGVWGYKKFMGKEYDGIHRLTFLVGQDGKIKHLFDKFKTKDHHQVVLDYLAAE; this is encoded by the coding sequence ATGAACAAAATTACCCCATTACAAAGTGGCGACACAGCACCGGCTTTTAGCTTACAAAACCAAAATGACGAAACCGTTGTGCTCAGCGAGTTATTAAAAGAAAAACAAGTGCTGGTATACTTTTACCCTAAAGCGTCAACGCCTGGCTGTACCGTACAAGCCGAAAACCTGCGTGATCAACAAGCCGAGCTTGCTAAATTTAACACTCACGTGGTTGGCATAAGCCCAGATCCAATTAAGCGCCTTAAAAACTTTGAAACTAAAAAAGAGCTTAACTTTGACCTACTTTCTGACGAAGATCATGCTATTGCTGAAGCATTTGGGGTGTGGGGCTACAAAAAGTTTATGGGTAAAGAGTACGATGGTATTCACCGCCTCACTTTCTTAGTAGGCCAAGACGGTAAAATTAAACACTTATTTGATAAGTTTAAAACCAAAGATCACCACCAAGTGGTGTTGGACTATTTAGCTGCTGAATAA
- a CDS encoding M56 family metallopeptidase, with product MMDYFVTCTIISVCCLLASLGMKSAPSRLNFYVIMLALIAWFVPWQYFSQLPLFESTSQYTVNVAEFSFLNTLIAPTDAQVITSESSIIAPVSWLPSLKHILTVLLLSGIGLFILRIMLYVKLVKKLQVNSSLYKTSKRSNGIYPIRLTSIGGPAFATGIVNPVIWLTPDMKNREELNSVIEHELTHLQQGDIYWTWLICAIESVFWWNPICLKLARLAKEQLELSCDEKCMRKLKGKYQLDLASLLLSEHEKKSKYNFFTPPLLNIEHSKSFNIQRIKMLNKEKTMKSKHMVMALAALSFSALAAAQIVDENPKNEQHSAQKQPAASNQYNQQLAQLLEVAGDAKSDQPTQLIQTAKNIQKWYANRDVLSGFEEGEIKLESYTLLVHIFSKLEQYEDILSAYETWYPAGSNPPYFTKNSLAHAYIQLGRYELAIAELEELSKELNGNLHAGSAGNLALAYIYSADYDKALDTLQQASLEGSAYGDVLKYYIFDQQNNQTKMAELKGRLPAAFAVTPALLPRVGIPQSPLLVKL from the coding sequence ATGATGGATTATTTTGTAACTTGCACAATTATTAGTGTGTGTTGTTTGCTTGCATCATTAGGGATGAAAAGTGCCCCTTCTAGATTAAATTTTTACGTAATAATGCTGGCTTTAATAGCCTGGTTTGTTCCTTGGCAATACTTTTCTCAATTGCCATTATTTGAAAGTACATCGCAATATACTGTTAATGTTGCTGAGTTTAGTTTTTTAAATACGTTAATAGCCCCTACCGATGCGCAGGTCATAACATCAGAAAGTAGCATTATTGCACCAGTGAGTTGGTTACCATCATTAAAGCATATTTTGACTGTATTGCTGCTTAGCGGAATCGGCTTGTTTATATTACGTATCATGCTGTACGTAAAACTAGTGAAAAAGTTACAAGTTAATTCAAGTCTATACAAAACCTCAAAACGTTCAAACGGTATCTATCCAATTAGATTGACCTCAATTGGCGGGCCTGCTTTTGCAACAGGGATAGTTAACCCGGTTATTTGGCTTACACCTGATATGAAAAATCGTGAAGAATTAAACTCTGTTATTGAGCACGAATTAACGCACTTACAACAAGGTGATATTTATTGGACATGGTTAATTTGCGCTATAGAAAGTGTTTTTTGGTGGAATCCAATATGCTTAAAATTAGCGCGTTTGGCAAAAGAGCAGTTAGAGCTTAGTTGTGACGAAAAATGTATGCGTAAACTCAAAGGTAAGTACCAATTAGATTTAGCTAGTTTGTTACTCTCTGAGCATGAAAAAAAATCTAAATATAACTTTTTCACTCCCCCTCTTTTGAATATTGAACACTCAAAGAGTTTTAATATTCAAAGGATTAAAATGTTAAACAAGGAAAAAACAATGAAAAGTAAACATATGGTAATGGCTTTGGCTGCACTGTCTTTTAGCGCGTTGGCAGCAGCACAAATTGTTGATGAAAATCCAAAGAATGAACAACATAGTGCGCAAAAACAGCCCGCAGCTAGTAATCAGTATAACCAACAGTTAGCGCAACTTTTAGAGGTAGCTGGTGATGCAAAAAGTGATCAACCAACACAACTAATACAAACGGCAAAAAATATTCAAAAATGGTATGCAAATAGAGATGTGCTATCAGGTTTTGAAGAGGGAGAAATTAAATTAGAAAGTTATACTTTACTAGTTCATATTTTTTCTAAACTTGAACAATATGAAGATATTTTAAGTGCTTACGAAACATGGTACCCAGCAGGTAGTAATCCGCCATATTTTACAAAAAACTCACTTGCTCATGCCTACATACAACTTGGTCGTTATGAACTGGCTATTGCTGAGTTAGAGGAATTATCTAAAGAGCTTAACGGTAACTTACACGCAGGATCTGCTGGAAACTTAGCATTAGCTTATATTTATAGCGCAGATTACGATAAAGCATTAGACACACTGCAACAAGCTAGTTTAGAGGGAAGTGCTTATGGTGATGTTTTAAAATACTACATTTTTGATCAGCAAAATAATCAAACAAAAATGGCTGAGTTAAAAGGACGTTTACCAGCAGCCTTTGCGGTAACACCGGCTCTACTTCCTCGAGTAGGTATTCCACAATCACCGTTATTAGTTAAATTATAA
- a CDS encoding BlaI/MecI/CopY family transcriptional regulator — translation MKLSEFELDIMQLLWQHEPCTASQLHKALLADTKKDKQVAYTTVKTIVDRLEQKEAIVRCGNEGRAIVFKSVITQNAFSAQAMPSFMQRFFKGNSRSLIAHFIKEEKLNDEDIEYLQSLLKNKKQD, via the coding sequence ATGAAACTTAGTGAATTTGAATTAGACATAATGCAGTTGCTTTGGCAGCACGAGCCTTGTACTGCTAGCCAGTTACATAAAGCCCTACTTGCTGATACAAAAAAAGATAAGCAAGTAGCTTACACTACAGTAAAAACAATCGTTGATAGGTTAGAGCAAAAAGAGGCGATAGTACGCTGTGGGAACGAGGGGAGAGCGATTGTATTTAAATCAGTGATCACTCAAAACGCATTTTCAGCACAAGCAATGCCTAGCTTTATGCAGCGTTTTTTTAAAGGTAACTCTCGCAGCTTAATTGCCCATTTTATTAAAGAAGAAAAGCTGAATGACGAGGATATTGAGTACCTACAATCGCTACTGAAAAATAAAAAGCAAGATTAA
- a CDS encoding transporter substrate-binding domain-containing protein → MRLAKYLLLLIIFSYVCINSAFASVKVGVTHWVDFTNPDETGVYIELLKEVYTDEQFEFDFSTYKRITNLFEQKQYDFVVGVAKEDVPLAYYPHWYLDYDYPINAYFLNSTHNFNKLSDLNNKVLSWFDGYNFDKYIEYKHDYYPISAIDKAMDLLLNKRIDAFVDFDYNIPQEYKSKLSYVEVVPARPIYLAFSNSKKGKALAKKFDQAMPKLKSSGRLKQLYKSDYKNTRFENFDANKIKVVLSTNDESLLRFNSANNAKSLDAKLYTLILAAMSDYRIEFVKAPDTDNEVQYGSNHCYANKINTPERAQRYLISKPFSLYLAPRLYSPKDLSQFNNTNMLNELIARSGLTLGLSKLRVFPEDIMSRIDDVDESKIKGAAINTFSRLEQLARLKEFDASIEYPSDIATYWHEITHADIHSFDLKLKTPFTVGHLMCQRSEDNIRFMLDFNHSVATLIQSDEYKSLIYQYAADLPLAQFNKIYKQALLDAY, encoded by the coding sequence ATGCGCTTGGCTAAATACTTACTACTGTTGATTATTTTTTCTTATGTTTGTATAAACTCGGCTTTTGCAAGTGTAAAAGTTGGCGTAACTCATTGGGTTGATTTCACCAACCCGGATGAGACAGGCGTTTATATAGAACTACTCAAAGAAGTTTATACAGATGAACAGTTCGAGTTTGATTTTAGTACTTACAAACGAATTACCAATTTATTTGAACAAAAACAGTATGACTTTGTAGTGGGTGTTGCCAAAGAAGATGTCCCCTTAGCTTATTATCCTCATTGGTATTTAGATTATGATTATCCAATTAATGCCTATTTTTTAAATTCTACTCATAACTTTAATAAGTTATCTGATTTAAACAATAAAGTATTAAGCTGGTTTGATGGCTATAACTTTGATAAATATATTGAGTATAAACACGATTATTACCCGATATCGGCTATTGATAAAGCCATGGATTTGCTACTAAATAAACGCATCGACGCTTTCGTTGATTTTGACTACAACATCCCACAAGAATACAAATCAAAATTAAGTTATGTGGAAGTGGTGCCGGCAAGGCCTATTTATTTGGCTTTTTCAAATAGTAAAAAAGGTAAAGCATTGGCGAAAAAATTTGACCAAGCAATGCCAAAATTAAAATCCTCAGGACGGTTAAAGCAATTATATAAATCAGATTATAAAAATACGCGATTTGAAAATTTTGACGCAAATAAAATAAAAGTTGTACTGAGCACTAATGATGAATCTTTACTTAGGTTCAATTCAGCAAACAACGCAAAGTCACTAGATGCAAAGCTTTACACGCTTATTTTGGCTGCAATGAGTGACTATAGAATTGAGTTTGTAAAAGCGCCAGATACTGATAACGAGGTACAGTATGGTAGCAATCATTGCTATGCCAATAAAATTAACACTCCAGAACGAGCACAGCGTTATTTAATATCGAAGCCATTTTCTTTGTATCTTGCGCCTCGGTTATATTCTCCTAAAGACTTGAGTCAATTTAATAATACAAACATGTTAAACGAGCTTATAGCACGCAGTGGCTTAACATTGGGTTTGTCAAAGCTTAGAGTATTTCCTGAGGATATTATGTCGCGTATTGACGATGTTGACGAATCTAAAATTAAAGGCGCAGCCATTAATACTTTTTCTAGGTTAGAGCAATTAGCTAGGTTAAAAGAGTTTGACGCTTCTATTGAATACCCAAGTGATATTGCGACGTATTGGCATGAGATCACACATGCTGACATTCACTCCTTTGACTTGAAATTAAAAACACCGTTTACTGTTGGGCATTTAATGTGTCAACGAAGTGAAGACAATATTCGCTTCATGCTTGATTTTAATCACTCGGTTGCAACGTTAATTCAAAGTGATGAATACAAATCGCTTATATATCAATATGCAGCTGATTTACCTTTGGCACAGTTTAATAAAATCTATAAGCAAGCATTGTTAGATGCATATTGA